In one Thalassoroseus pseudoceratinae genomic region, the following are encoded:
- a CDS encoding MFS transporter produces MPSEAQGADSIPPLSRDRAFYGVLVTQFLGAFNDNLFKQLVLLICVTATVNSGGGSLQGYATALFSLPFVLFSGVAGFLSDRVSKYSIIVSSKVAEVVIMSLGGAALMIGQYWPELRVPLLFVVLFLMGTQSAFFGPSKYGILPEMFRNRDLPHANGVIQMTTFLAIIFGAALAGFLKDWYGDAVWLGTIYCVGIAVVGTVSSLFLRKTPIAKPELQFDWSAWIVTKDVWRMIGSDRQLLGVLLISSVFWFLGGLTQQTANTLGKAHLGWSDTRTSLMVATIGLGICLGCVSAAAMSKDRVSFGVTKIGTWGLILSFVGLWWICPSGKAVTFVQKIALPIPSKIVGDIHFRPEAIAELLVPLSGFEWKLRGLMLLTGLSAGMFVVPLQVFMQSRPPAEYKGRMIGAMNLINWIGIVCSGLFFSLATALLNGFQLPFPWLFPVMAAFLLPIGLFYRPRSEALSV; encoded by the coding sequence ATGCCATCGGAAGCTCAAGGGGCGGATTCGATTCCTCCGCTATCGCGAGACCGTGCGTTTTATGGTGTGCTCGTTACACAGTTTCTCGGGGCCTTCAACGACAATCTTTTCAAACAGCTTGTATTGCTGATCTGCGTCACCGCCACGGTGAATTCCGGCGGCGGAAGTCTTCAAGGCTACGCGACCGCATTATTTTCCTTGCCATTTGTGCTGTTTTCGGGGGTTGCGGGGTTCCTTTCGGACCGTGTCAGCAAGTACAGCATCATTGTTTCCAGCAAGGTGGCGGAAGTTGTCATCATGTCGCTCGGCGGGGCGGCGTTGATGATCGGGCAATACTGGCCGGAACTCCGGGTCCCGTTGCTGTTCGTAGTGTTGTTCCTCATGGGAACACAAAGCGCGTTCTTCGGTCCTTCGAAGTATGGCATTCTTCCGGAAATGTTCCGCAATCGAGATTTGCCGCACGCCAATGGCGTCATTCAAATGACGACGTTTCTGGCAATCATCTTCGGTGCTGCCTTGGCCGGATTCCTGAAAGACTGGTACGGCGACGCGGTTTGGCTTGGCACGATTTACTGCGTCGGCATCGCAGTTGTGGGAACCGTTTCTTCGTTGTTCCTGCGAAAAACACCAATCGCCAAGCCGGAATTGCAATTCGATTGGTCCGCCTGGATCGTCACCAAAGACGTTTGGCGAATGATCGGGAGCGACCGTCAGCTTCTCGGAGTGCTTCTGATTTCATCCGTGTTCTGGTTTCTCGGTGGACTCACGCAGCAGACCGCAAATACGCTCGGAAAAGCTCACCTTGGCTGGTCGGATACACGAACAAGCTTGATGGTGGCGACAATCGGGTTAGGAATCTGCCTTGGCTGTGTTTCCGCGGCGGCAATGTCCAAGGATCGGGTGAGCTTCGGTGTGACCAAAATCGGAACGTGGGGTCTCATCCTTAGCTTTGTTGGGCTGTGGTGGATCTGCCCATCTGGAAAAGCAGTCACATTCGTGCAGAAGATTGCATTGCCCATTCCCTCGAAAATCGTCGGTGATATCCATTTTCGACCGGAAGCCATCGCGGAGTTGCTCGTTCCGCTGTCCGGCTTTGAATGGAAGCTGCGGGGTTTAATGTTGTTGACCGGGTTGTCCGCCGGGATGTTCGTCGTCCCGCTGCAAGTGTTTATGCAATCTCGACCACCAGCCGAATACAAAGGCCGGATGATCGGCGCGATGAATCTCATTAACTGGATAGGAATTGTCTGTTCAGGTTTGTTCTTCTCGCTGGCCACTGCTCTACTCAACGGCTTTCAACTTCCGTTCCCATGGCTGTTCCCTGTTATGGCGGCGTTCCTGCTACCGATTGGCCTGTTTTACCGGCCGCGAAGTGAAGCGTTATCAGTGTAG
- a CDS encoding DUF6677 family protein has protein sequence MADPRVPLKNPALAAILAYFLPGAGHLYQGRIFKAVLYAVCIWGMFLYGMQKSGWSALHTHQISGGDGHGLHWQRNWGFLTHLGIGTPATFAFLQTKRFQSESNQTSRQLDGELVSDFKGIAYDIVPSEGLAVAGRIRLNTRQTEYGPEVSGVFSGDGLFPDGEVKPVELELQGGFLIGPPYAGDDARGLEIDILKSDSGPSSGSLNGVVPRSLFNRVGMPATEQQIERLHGLRGKGYELALVYTWIAGLLNILAVWDAFAGPAYGYGDEKPDAEDDSAKQPEDLSASEPNTAPTA, from the coding sequence ATGGCCGACCCTCGCGTACCCCTCAAAAATCCCGCATTAGCCGCCATTTTGGCGTATTTCTTGCCAGGTGCGGGACATCTCTACCAAGGACGGATTTTTAAAGCGGTCTTGTATGCCGTTTGTATCTGGGGCATGTTCCTGTATGGCATGCAGAAGTCTGGTTGGTCCGCGTTGCATACCCACCAGATTTCAGGTGGCGACGGTCACGGACTCCACTGGCAACGCAACTGGGGTTTTCTCACGCATCTGGGAATTGGAACTCCAGCGACGTTCGCGTTTCTGCAAACAAAACGGTTCCAATCGGAGTCGAACCAAACGAGCCGGCAATTGGACGGTGAATTGGTGTCCGACTTCAAGGGCATTGCTTACGACATCGTGCCATCCGAAGGATTGGCCGTCGCCGGACGCATCCGACTGAATACACGTCAGACGGAATATGGTCCGGAAGTCTCCGGGGTGTTCTCTGGTGATGGTTTGTTTCCTGATGGGGAGGTCAAACCGGTCGAGTTGGAATTACAGGGCGGCTTTTTGATTGGCCCTCCATATGCTGGCGATGATGCCCGCGGACTCGAAATCGACATTCTGAAAAGCGATTCGGGACCCTCAAGTGGAAGTTTGAACGGCGTTGTGCCCCGAAGTCTGTTCAACCGAGTCGGTATGCCAGCCACCGAGCAGCAAATCGAGCGTCTCCATGGGTTGCGGGGGAAAGGGTACGAGTTGGCCTTGGTTTACACCTGGATTGCGGGACTGCTCAACATTCTCGCGGTGTGGGATGCCTTCGCCGGTCCTGCCTATGGATACGGCGACGAAAAACCAGATGCCGAGGATGATTCCGCGAAGCAGCCGGAAGACCTCTCTGCATCCGAGCCCAACACTGCTCCCACAGCCTGA